From a single Planctellipticum variicoloris genomic region:
- a CDS encoding Gfo/Idh/MocA family protein, with product MAQTGFAIIGCGMIANFHAEAVKHIRGTKIVACFDNRPESADRFAAANPGVKAYYDLDAMLADPNVQIVTICTPSGSHMEPAVKAAKAGKHVVVEKPMEITLKRCDAILDACAKNGVLLCPIFPSRFSPANIALKDAIDDGRFGRLTLGDTYVKWWRTQEYYDQGGWRGTWALDGGGAYMNQAIHNVDLLYWFMGDVAEVSAQTATLAHERIEVEDVGVACLKFKNGALGVMEATTSAWPGHLKKTEIHGTAGSVIVEQDDILSWQFEKPRAKDAVILEKFAKKVGGTGGASDPKAISYVGHMEQLKDFVKAIQTGKSPRVTGAEGRKSVEIILAIYQAAWTGKTVKLPLAKDPKRPA from the coding sequence ATGGCTCAGACGGGTTTCGCCATCATCGGCTGCGGCATGATCGCCAACTTCCATGCCGAGGCCGTCAAGCACATCCGCGGCACGAAAATCGTCGCCTGCTTCGACAACCGCCCCGAATCCGCCGACCGCTTCGCCGCCGCCAACCCGGGCGTGAAGGCCTACTACGACCTCGACGCGATGCTCGCCGACCCCAACGTGCAGATCGTCACCATCTGCACCCCCAGCGGTTCCCACATGGAGCCCGCCGTCAAAGCGGCGAAGGCCGGCAAGCACGTCGTCGTCGAAAAGCCGATGGAGATCACTCTCAAGCGGTGCGACGCCATCCTCGACGCCTGTGCAAAAAACGGCGTCCTGCTCTGCCCGATCTTCCCCTCCCGCTTCAGCCCTGCCAACATCGCCCTTAAAGACGCCATCGACGACGGCCGCTTCGGCCGGCTCACGCTGGGCGACACCTACGTCAAGTGGTGGCGGACTCAGGAGTATTACGATCAGGGGGGCTGGCGCGGCACCTGGGCTCTCGACGGCGGCGGCGCCTACATGAACCAGGCGATCCACAACGTCGACCTGCTCTACTGGTTCATGGGGGACGTCGCCGAGGTCTCCGCCCAGACCGCCACCCTCGCCCACGAACGGATCGAAGTCGAAGACGTCGGCGTCGCCTGCCTCAAGTTCAAGAACGGCGCCCTTGGCGTCATGGAAGCCACCACCAGCGCCTGGCCCGGACACCTCAAGAAGACCGAGATCCACGGCACCGCCGGCTCGGTCATCGTCGAACAGGACGACATCCTGTCGTGGCAGTTCGAAAAACCCCGGGCCAAAGACGCGGTGATCCTGGAGAAGTTTGCCAAGAAGGTCGGCGGCACCGGCGGCGCCAGCGACCCCAAGGCCATCTCCTACGTCGGCCACATGGAGCAACTCAAGGACTTCGTCAAAGCCATTCAGACCGGCAAGTCGCCCCGCGTCACCGGCGCCGAAGGCCGGAAATCGGTCGAAATCATTCTCGCCATCTATCAGGCCGCCTGGACCGGCAAAACGGTCAAGCTGCCGCTGGCGAAGGATCCGAAGCGCCCGGCGTAG
- a CDS encoding HpcH/HpaI aldolase family protein, with protein MPTLKQRLAAGESVVVCAVGRVLQHNFIQLIGVAGGFDGLWIDMEHVGITNEQLEITTLAARAHGLDTFCRIPPTDYATVTRCYEAGAGGVMAAQIFTAAQAEEFVRWAKFAPRGNRGLNTGGWDARFTTIPAAEFCRKANDEHMVAIQIETLQSLEEVDAIAAIDGVDLLFVGPADLSQALGVTGEFFHEKCLAAIDRVAAACAKHNKPWGAVSFSPQHAEMLVSKGCRLLSPTNDTRLVLAGINAVKQDFARFFK; from the coding sequence ATGCCCACCCTCAAGCAACGTCTTGCCGCCGGTGAAAGCGTCGTCGTCTGCGCCGTCGGTCGCGTCCTCCAGCACAATTTCATCCAGCTCATCGGCGTCGCCGGCGGCTTCGACGGGCTCTGGATCGACATGGAGCACGTGGGCATCACGAACGAGCAGCTCGAAATCACCACGCTCGCCGCCCGCGCGCACGGTCTCGACACCTTCTGCCGCATCCCCCCCACCGACTACGCAACCGTCACCCGCTGCTACGAAGCCGGGGCGGGCGGCGTGATGGCCGCCCAGATCTTCACCGCCGCCCAGGCGGAGGAATTCGTCCGCTGGGCCAAGTTCGCCCCCCGCGGCAACCGCGGCCTCAATACCGGGGGCTGGGACGCCCGCTTCACGACTATTCCCGCCGCCGAGTTCTGTCGCAAAGCGAACGACGAGCACATGGTGGCGATTCAGATCGAAACGCTGCAGTCTCTGGAAGAAGTCGACGCCATCGCCGCCATCGACGGCGTCGATCTGCTCTTCGTCGGTCCCGCAGATCTCAGCCAGGCGCTGGGCGTCACCGGCGAATTCTTCCACGAGAAATGTCTGGCCGCCATCGACCGCGTCGCCGCCGCCTGCGCGAAGCACAACAAACCCTGGGGAGCCGTCTCCTTCTCGCCTCAGCACGCCGAAATGCTCGTCAGCAAAGGCTGCCGACTCCTCTCTCCCACCAACGACACCCGCCTCGTCCTCGCAGGCATCAACGCGGTCAAACAGGACTTCGCCAGGTTCTTCAAGTAG
- a CDS encoding DUF1501 domain-containing protein, protein MHPCLEHLQLGTRRHFLQRSSMGLGALALATLGGETAVRGETGGVINPLAPKDPPLPAKAKRVIYLHLTGSPPHLDLYDYKPELVKHNGEECPEQFLKGKRFAFTSGTPKLLGTPRTFTQCGQGGVWLSDAIPHLQTVADEMCVIRSMTTDQFNHAPAELLLYTGSPRSGRPSLGAWATYGLGSENENLPGFVVLISSGVQPNGGKNSFGSGFLPSVYQGVQCRSKGDPVLYASDPAGMDRDLRRKSLDALRDLNQLQAEELGHPETLTRIAQYELAYRMQMSVPEVMDITKESTETLEAYGAQPGGASFANNCLLARRLVEQGVRYVQLFDWGWDFHGTGPNEDIRDGLTRKCATMDKPVAALIKDLKQRGLLDETLIICGGEFGRTPFREGRTAGGNILGRDHYPDVYSMWMAGGGIKGGYTHGASDDLGFSVAENKVHIHDLQATILNQLGFDHTKLVYRFQGRDYRLTDVHGKVVREVVS, encoded by the coding sequence ATGCATCCCTGCCTCGAACACTTGCAGCTCGGGACTCGTCGGCACTTCCTGCAGCGCTCTTCGATGGGGCTGGGGGCGCTGGCTCTGGCGACCCTGGGGGGCGAGACGGCCGTCCGCGGCGAGACTGGCGGGGTCATCAACCCGCTGGCGCCGAAGGATCCGCCGTTGCCGGCGAAGGCCAAGCGGGTGATTTATCTGCACCTGACCGGTTCGCCGCCCCACCTGGATCTATACGACTACAAGCCGGAGCTGGTGAAGCACAACGGCGAGGAGTGTCCGGAGCAGTTTCTGAAGGGGAAGCGGTTCGCGTTCACTTCGGGGACGCCGAAGCTGCTGGGGACGCCGCGGACGTTTACGCAATGCGGTCAAGGGGGCGTCTGGCTGTCGGACGCGATTCCGCACCTGCAGACGGTCGCTGACGAGATGTGCGTGATCCGTTCGATGACGACGGACCAGTTCAACCATGCGCCGGCGGAGCTGCTGCTGTATACGGGTTCGCCCCGTTCGGGCCGGCCTTCGCTGGGAGCCTGGGCGACGTATGGCCTGGGTTCGGAGAACGAAAATCTTCCGGGATTCGTGGTGCTGATTTCCAGCGGCGTGCAGCCGAACGGCGGCAAGAACTCGTTCGGGAGCGGGTTTCTGCCGTCGGTCTACCAGGGGGTGCAGTGCCGGTCGAAGGGGGATCCGGTGCTGTATGCGTCGGACCCGGCGGGGATGGATCGGGACCTCCGGCGGAAGAGTCTGGATGCGCTGCGGGATCTGAACCAATTGCAGGCGGAAGAGCTGGGGCATCCCGAGACGCTGACCCGGATTGCGCAGTACGAGCTGGCGTACCGGATGCAGATGTCGGTTCCCGAGGTGATGGACATCACGAAGGAGTCGACCGAGACGCTGGAGGCCTACGGAGCGCAGCCGGGCGGAGCAAGTTTTGCGAACAACTGCCTGCTGGCCCGCCGGCTGGTGGAACAGGGGGTGCGGTACGTGCAGCTCTTCGACTGGGGCTGGGACTTCCACGGAACCGGCCCCAACGAGGACATCCGGGACGGCCTGACCCGCAAGTGCGCGACGATGGACAAGCCGGTCGCGGCCCTGATCAAGGATCTGAAGCAGCGGGGGCTGCTGGACGAGACGCTGATTATCTGCGGCGGCGAATTCGGGCGGACGCCGTTCCGGGAAGGCCGGACCGCGGGGGGGAACATTCTGGGTCGGGACCATTACCCTGACGTGTACTCGATGTGGATGGCGGGGGGCGGGATCAAGGGAGGCTATACGCACGGAGCTTCGGACGATCTCGGGTTCTCGGTGGCGGAGAACAAGGTCCACATTCACGACCTGCAGGCGACGATTCTGAACCAGTTGGGCTTCGATCACACGAAGCTGGTCTACCGGTTCCAGGGCCGGGATTACCGGCTGACCGATGTGCATGGGAAGGTGGTGCGGGAGGTTGTGAGCTAA
- a CDS encoding (2Fe-2S)-binding protein has protein sequence MELDDTICYCFHISKRKIVNFIRVHKPRVASQLSECGGAGTGCGWCVAYLKRYFAESQAGIAPDAAGLTPAEYARQRAAYIKAGKGKPAPGAIPLPDED, from the coding sequence GTGGAACTCGACGATACGATCTGTTACTGCTTCCACATTTCGAAGCGGAAGATCGTCAATTTTATCCGCGTGCATAAGCCGCGCGTGGCCAGCCAGCTCAGCGAATGCGGCGGCGCGGGAACCGGCTGCGGCTGGTGCGTCGCCTATCTGAAGCGCTATTTTGCCGAGTCCCAGGCCGGGATCGCTCCCGACGCCGCTGGCCTGACTCCCGCCGAGTACGCCAGGCAGCGTGCCGCCTACATCAAAGCCGGCAAAGGGAAACCTGCCCCCGGCGCAATCCCGCTGCCGGATGAAGATTAG
- a CDS encoding DUF1559 domain-containing protein, translated as MSANSRIRRGFTLIELLVVIAIIAILIALLLPAVQQAREAARRTQCRNNLKQLGLALHNYHDTFLVFPPRQGGSGAPNSSTGWHRQRMSAAVSLLPYYDQAPLYNSIMGLIPNQSPWSDISQWNTVVPGLNCPTDSVGAPPAGTRRGLNNYVFCGGDSGVSGGDPGNSSTPVTVPSRGLFGMGLCYGIRDCTDGTSNTVAMSERVRPIGGNSFGIVSSASGVATPIACAALFNKATLTYPGGGYTSDTSPGFRWGDGAAYFYAFSTNIPPNSASCFATATVNHWGTLIHSATSRHTGGVHCLMTDGAVKFVSENINTGNQASALPAANGGGVSPYGVWGALGTRAGGETVSDF; from the coding sequence ATGTCAGCGAATTCACGAATCCGACGCGGGTTCACCCTCATCGAACTGTTGGTGGTCATTGCCATCATTGCCATCCTGATTGCGCTGCTGCTGCCGGCCGTCCAGCAGGCGCGAGAAGCCGCCCGACGGACCCAGTGCCGAAACAACCTGAAGCAACTCGGACTGGCGCTGCACAACTACCACGATACATTTCTGGTGTTCCCGCCCCGGCAGGGGGGAAGCGGCGCTCCGAACAGTTCGACCGGGTGGCACCGTCAGCGGATGAGCGCCGCGGTCAGCTTGCTGCCGTACTACGATCAGGCGCCGCTGTACAATTCCATCATGGGCCTGATCCCCAATCAGTCCCCTTGGAGCGACATTTCCCAGTGGAACACAGTCGTCCCGGGGCTCAACTGTCCGACGGATTCCGTCGGAGCTCCTCCGGCCGGGACGCGGCGAGGACTCAATAATTACGTCTTCTGCGGAGGTGACTCGGGCGTCAGCGGGGGCGATCCGGGAAATTCATCGACGCCAGTTACCGTACCGTCCCGCGGGCTGTTCGGAATGGGACTGTGCTATGGAATCCGCGATTGCACGGACGGCACGAGCAATACCGTCGCGATGTCGGAGCGAGTCCGGCCGATTGGCGGCAATTCGTTCGGAATTGTTTCCTCGGCATCAGGCGTAGCGACGCCGATCGCCTGTGCCGCGCTCTTCAACAAAGCGACGCTGACCTATCCTGGCGGCGGTTACACGTCCGATACGTCGCCTGGTTTTCGCTGGGGCGACGGGGCGGCGTATTTCTACGCGTTTTCGACCAATATTCCGCCCAACTCGGCGTCGTGCTTTGCGACGGCGACCGTCAATCACTGGGGAACGCTGATCCATTCGGCGACGAGCCGGCATACCGGCGGCGTTCATTGCCTCATGACCGACGGCGCCGTCAAGTTCGTCAGCGAGAACATCAACACCGGCAATCAGGCGTCCGCCCTGCCTGCCGCGAACGGTGGAGGCGTCAGTCCATACGGCGTGTGGGGAGCCTTGGGAACTCGTGCAGGTGGCGAGACGGTGTCGGACTTCTAA
- a CDS encoding carboxypeptidase-like regulatory domain-containing protein, with protein MLSFTGCGGSFDKFKRSRPKTVAASGTVIYRNQPLADAIIVCFPTATGDKAVAASAYSGADGSFSLQAYPPDKGAVPGNYQVTIQKSEEAPAAPTGPDAHDAPPPPKPKSLIPAKYGQIETSGLTLTIPEGGISDIKFELKD; from the coding sequence ATGCTTTCGTTCACAGGTTGCGGCGGCAGCTTTGACAAATTCAAACGATCTCGTCCAAAGACGGTTGCCGCCAGCGGCACCGTGATCTACCGCAACCAGCCCCTCGCCGATGCCATTATAGTCTGCTTTCCAACCGCAACGGGTGACAAGGCAGTGGCTGCGTCCGCCTACAGCGGTGCGGATGGAAGCTTCAGCCTGCAGGCTTACCCGCCCGACAAAGGGGCGGTGCCTGGAAATTATCAGGTAACGATTCAGAAGTCCGAGGAAGCGCCGGCGGCTCCGACGGGTCCTGATGCCCACGATGCTCCGCCGCCCCCAAAGCCAAAATCGCTGATTCCCGCCAAGTACGGGCAGATCGAGACGTCCGGCCTGACGCTCACGATCCCCGAGGGGGGGATTTCCGACATCAAGTTCGAGTTGAAAGACTAG